DNA sequence from the Thunnus maccoyii chromosome 7, fThuMac1.1, whole genome shotgun sequence genome:
agccttctggtatcaaactctgcacatacatcattctgcacagtgaagctcaaacattgaactgaaggaacaagaagaaaacaacatttttgagtggaggggaactAACTCATGATATTctcatcagctgctgctgtactttgtgttcagtgctaatttagaaaatgttagcatgctaacatgctaaactaggatggtgaacatggtaaaaattaacatttagaCATCACTATGTTAAtattgtcattatgagcattttagcatgctgatgttagcatttagctgaaGGCACTGCTGTGGCTAATTATAGAGCAGCTAGCAAGGCTGTACTCTAATTGTTTAGACTTCATTTCAGACCGAGGCACAGTATCGGTTTGTACACCTCTCTCAGTATTACTGATTATTAGATAAGGCCATTTTTCAATAAGATCTTacctttatatttatatttctgtatcTACTGTAGATTTCTGCTCAGTTTTCAGGAGAGCTGAGGTCTTTTACTCTTCTGGTCACTGAGCAGGTTAAAACTATATATTGTTATTCAAcacagtttgtttctgttgatttcatttcatttcatcccAAGATGATAACACTTTATATCAATCCTCCCATATTTGCAGTAGCGTTTATACATAGTATATAaactattaatgtttatatcacTTTTATAATGTAGTTTTGAGCAGATGTATATGTCAACTACTATTACTAACCCATAAcctgtatatatacagttaaTTAGTGATTGACAATATAATTTAACATTGTTGTAACCGTATAGAAATATTATACAGACataatatatagaaatataaatGGCAACATATTTGgtatttactatattttttaatattttttttatttatttacttcttCTTCAATCTCCATGACAACGGAGCAAATACCATCTGTTGATGAAGACCATGACAGCCTGAAAGGAAATCTAGTAAGTGCCCCTTGAGTTAAGAATGTTTTGTGGAACTATTATTTCCAAAGTCAGGAATGAAGCCTCCAAACTCAGCATGTTTTCATGAGTTTTGAACACATTTATAAACTGTTTTAAACCCGTCTGTGAAGGATTTAttcgtgtgtgtttgttcatatATTACTATACAGTACCAGccaaaagtctggacacaccttcccattcacttgaatgaaaaagcgtgtccaaacttttgactggtactgtatgtgttttgaaaTTGTATATATGCAGAGTCAGTATAACTAAATAAAGTCCTCACTGTAAAGACCTTGTGGGCAATGACTACACATATTAACCACAATGTTAAAGGAACATGCAGGAAATTcaagtgcaataaaaatatcaaGCCTTTACACTTATTAGGAAAGTCTTGGAGACTGCTGGTACAATAGTTATGcgttttcatttgatttgttaCGGGATGTTGGGCTTCGTCAGGCGGTTGCACACGAGTGTTGCTGAGCTGAGTGGACTTCTGACAGGTGGTGTCACTCCTACGCACTGCAAGTCGCTCAACCAAGCGGTGCAGATGGTGCATTGCGAGCTGTGTATGCCAACAGTTGTTGTTTTGGAGATGCTACAGTATATACCCCCCAGTCTCTCTTCACTTATACTATGATCGTCTCCTTTAGGAAAGAATGGAAATAATCACAAGCTgtgatattgtgttttatatttacaacacAAATAAGAAATCATAATGTTGTGTAAAgactaacaaacaaaacagcgaGGCCAGAAATCACCGAGCAAAACACTGTTGACAATATAGCCATGTAATTAATGTGAGCTgataaaattgaaaatgtgcagttacagtatgtacatCAAATTTCAGGGAAAACTGAATAATGTCAGTGTGAAGGTTGATCCAGAAGTCCCCAATACAACATGCGgtctgaaagaaaaaaggaagttGCCATATGAATTATGCTGTATTGACTATGTGTTtcacaaaatcaataaaatactgtGACAGCAGTCCTGAAAGTACAATGACAAAAAGGTGACATTGTGTAAACTGATCAGATACTGTACTTTACTATGAAAGCCTGGGAgccttttttctaatgtcatgtgatgcatacatttccatttgttgttgggaatataacattcattttTGAACACTGCAATGCAATAGCAAACGGGTAATTGTAAACGTGTTGACATGTTGGGAAAAACACTTATTCTCTTCCTTGCCCAGAGTTAGagaagaagattgataccacccTCATGGTTGTGTGTAAAATATGAAGCTATgtacagccagcagccaattagcttagtttagcataaagcctggaaacagggggaaacagttagcctggctgtGTCTAGAGTTTAaaaaacacctctaaagctaacTAATTACtctaacatgttatatctcatttgtatAATATGCACACAGAAAGGGTGGAAATGACAAGTCACGGTGTCCGACCAAGTCATAGTTGGTGAAACaccaacattttacatttctgtttgtgtgctgattaaataaatgaaatatcacgttagtgagctttaaatgTGGTGCTGGGCagattttttcaaaaacatttggacagaaccaggctagttgtttccccctgcttccagtctttatgctaagctacgctaatcGTCTCTTGGCTCTAGTTTCACActtaaaagacagaaatgagagTTAAATGGATCTTCTAGTATAAGTTTCAGCAAGGAAGTGAATCAGTCCATTCCCCCTCAAAAAAATTGTAATGGCAGTGAATGACAGAATGGCAATTTTATAAAATGCTGGTAGACTCTCGCTTGCTAATAGAAACTGGGCTTTGAAATCAAAATGACGTTTTGACATCCTTACACAGTGTTGAATCCCGTTAATCATGGGGAGCAAGGTCACAGTAGTTACAGTGTGCATTTAAGAACAAGAAGTGAGTAGTTGGTAGCTATAAACTTCAAGGCaaattaaaagaatagtttgacattttgagaaataggCTTATTAGCTTTCTTGttaagagttagatgaaaagatcaataccTCTCACTCTCactatcttttttgttttctctgtacaaaaactgaagtatAAAAATGGTGGCTTTACAggggttatgtgctggactgtTTCTTGACCGGGTGCAGTGACTTTCTGGAGTCTGCGCTGGTAACCTCATGCTgacaacaagactccaggaTGTCACAAGATACtttgtgttaattagtgagttgcTTTTAGGCTGTTATTGCTACATTCAGACGGAGCAAGACTAACTTACAGCcattatgctaaactaagctaagctaacagtctgCTGGCAGTAGCTACATATTTAATGGACTGACATCAGcttggtattgatcttctcatatAACTCTCGGCATGAAAGTATACAAgtctatttcccaaaatgtcaaactaatcCTTTAAGTCTGGTTTCATTGCATTTTGTTTCCTGATCATAAACTCAGagtctggtgtgtgtgcatgtgatcgAATTTGTCCATGTGCAGATTGATGGACAGCTAGACAAGGAATAATACTATGAATCTTTGTCAGTTGTCTTGTCATTAGCAATATGTTGTAATAGACTGACCACATTTTATACTTAAGTAATGGGTATAGTTGTAATAATTGATCTAAAGCAGTGTAACTGAAATCCAACACTGCAAAGTGTCTGTGCTTCAACCCAAGAGATAAAGATGTCCCAGGTCTTCACAGGAGTCAGAGCAGAGAGTCATTTACAGTAAAGTCTCTGTAAAATAGACGTCGTGTGGATCAATCCTTGTGACTGTGcatacacaaatgcacactgTCTGAGTTTTATTTCATCAAAGCCTGAACTcgctgaattaaaaaaatgttcataagGATTTGACCATATAGAAGTTGTCCTCTCATTCAAAAACAAGAATGAGACAAgagatgaattaaaaaaaaaaacatcagtgcaTTATTTCACATAATAAAGCCAGTAGATTAAGTTGAAGAGGGAGAAGGTGAAGGGGAATATTATCCGTGACCATCTGTCGATGGCGTTCACATCGGTGAGGTCTGGGATTTTGATTTTGAGCTGCGAGGATCGTCTCCGCAGACGGGTCTTCTTTAGATGTGCGTTCCTGTCCAGGCTGAGGCGGCACGAGTCACGCGGCCCGCTTGGTTTCCTGTACTGGACCCCCGAGTTGTCGAACACCATGGAGGAGGAGTTGTGAGTCTCGCTCACGGTTGTTGTGATTTCATTCGCTCCCACCTCATTGTGGATCTCCAAGGTCGTCAGCAAAATGTTCCCCTGGGAGTCAACCTAGGCACAACAGACAGGAGCAGTGTTAAAAATGGGCGGTGAGCTGAGGCTTCAGTGACTGATGACACATGTGCAGCATGCGTCAGGCCCGGGGCTGGCGTCTTGCAGGAGGCTGACAGATTACAGCTCGGGAAATAGAGAGCAGCCTTCAAAACCAGGTTTCCTGTCCCAAAGTTAAATCACGTCTCACAAATCAGCTCAAGGTTGGGCCGGATGGCTCTAATACTAATGTCATGACAGCTATTGCTTCctacacaaaaacatataaatctttaaaacttATGTGACAAAAATAGAGGcacaacatgtacacagtgATACAAAAATGTGGTTACAAGACACGAGAGGAAGGGAGAaggtgaaaatgtattttgttctcTGTCAGTGTTGGTGGAAGCTAATGACAGAATGTGGTTTTATTCCATAACGCCACTAATAAAAGGAACAAAACTCTAGCtagcaccaccaccacacacacatcacacacatcagaaCACTGTTATAATGTATATACTGGCTCAAGCTCAAGTCTTATTAAGTTGTTGTAAGTTGCTGAAAACAAACCGTatgaatcatattttatcacattttttcataCAGACAAATTTTCCAAACAGCTTTCTAAACCTCATAAAAACCTCACCTACAGGATAAGAATAAGAGTCTTCATTATggagtgttttgtttgcatttactgcatagattagattagatacTGTATATGGCAAGTTAGTGTTGGAAAAGTCagtacagagaggagaggggagcaTCCTGTAGCAGCACAGCTCTTTGAAAGGATAGTTAGGAGCAGCTAGAGAGccacaaacacataaagacaATAATAAGTTAAAGCACAACTCAGAAAAGGTCAATGTTAAGGGGAATATAtttgatggtgatgatgaaagAAACTGAGATGCTGTGGTTAAGCGCGTTTCTTTGTAAAACTTTGCATGCAGCAGCAAAGTTTCAACGAGGGTTCACAGATGCGACACAACAGGCAGTGACAGACACTCACCCCTCGTGAGTGACGACGCCCTTGTACCTGATTGGACTGTTTAACAGACGAAGACTTGCAATTGCCTCCTTCCAGAATGGACTACGTAcgagagaaacacaaacacaaacccctTTGTCTGAGCTTTGGTCAGGTGTTAGCTGAGGTGTTCACAGAGcttcagaaacacaaacatctcaGAGAGGATGATGGTACAGTAGATGGTAGCCTTGCACCtacatgtgatgtgtgtatgactACATTCTTTTGAGAGTCAGAGAGTTATCGAACAGTATGAACCAGTCAAGTCCAGTGGTGACgatacatttaaaattattcAGTCaaagtaaaatttaattttcaccTGTATGCACATGATATCCagcaagattaaaataaaaatctatgaTGCAATTTTAATTTCCATGTTTGAAAATGCGTCATTActgttgaaattaaaattaaaatgcaatacaCGATATAATTTGCAATATATTCCAAAGTGTAattcagctttaaaatgaaaatgcaagtGAAAAAGATTTTTGGAGTTTCTACAATTCAGCAGCAGGATTTCATAAGTGAGAGTGGAACTTAAATCTTTCAGGTCGTGTTACTGCTTAATTGTTGACTTCTGCATGTGGAGGCCGCTGTGTGTGACAGATTTCAGAAACCATATTTAGGGAGCATCTACCTTtattcaaacaaaaatattattcTAAAACCACAACATACCCAAATTTAAGTGCATTTAGCAAATTTAGGTAGCGCATTTTCAGGGTGTGTGGAACAGCAAATGCAAATAATGCTAAATTAAATTTGATATGTGTCAATGATATTATTGAGCACTTATTATATACCGCTGTTGCTTCTATTGTAATAGTAATTTTGACTGCAATGATGCATTTTCAAACATGAAcgtttaaattaaaatgtgactattaaattttaaatcatgtgcacacaaatgAGAAATGAATTATCAATTTGATGAATATTTGTAGCTGTGCAATTCCAAAGCTTGCACCATTTAACTACAGTGTAAATTAAGTTTTGTTAAAAGTACTAATCAATTAGGAATCatatatgcatattttataCTATGGCCACAGAGAGTTGCTTTAGCACACCGTATGCGTATATACagtagtacagtatagtatagtatatatagatGCTGCTTGTCTTGGTTTTAACTACTTGACGTTTACCAAGATAGACCCAATAAAAAGTTCcaatttaaaaagtgtattgagccaaaatgaaaatgaacaatacatactgtaaattttcatttttcatcaagTGGCCATGGTATAAACATGGTATAAAATGTGAAATCCACAGTTAATCCCAGTTAATCCCTTACACATCTGATACTTTTCACTGGTTTAAAATCAAGCTTAATTTGAGATGAAGAAGCCTGGATGGACAGATTGTGTTGCTGTTTGCCACATTGTCTTATTGTTGATATAAccagcttttattttgtttaaagaGTTTTGTTTGATGAAAAGCATAATAGTGTAAAACAGTTCATCTCAGGTCATTTGCAtgatctatatctatatctgaCAAATCTTCTTATTAATATCATCAGCATCATATTGCTTTGAGTCATAACATTCAGCTTTAGAATAAATATTATCCACTGACACTGCTTGTAGACCTAACAAGACCAGGACCCGTTGTTCGGAACCTTCCAGCTTTTCCATCTGAAATGATCAGTGTAACTTGATTCTGTGGTGTTTGGAAGTGATTCTCACCCTGGGCCTCTCAAATTTATCCCGGTCATTATTTGCCTTCTGCGCCTTCTCAGCCAGTTTCTTCTGCATCTGAGGACCTCGTCCGAAGAAGATGTAGTTGACGAAGGCGTATTCCAGCAGAGCCAGGAAGACAAAGACGAAGCAGCCCATCAGGTACATGTCTATAGCTTTAACGTAGGGGATCTTGGGTAGTGTCTCTCTCAAATGGGTGTTGATGGTTGTCATGGTCAGGACAGTGGTAATccctggaagaaaaaaaaagaaaaaagaattaGAATCAccatgttacaaataaaaaacacaacaaatcttAAATATAAACCGCATGgtaatgaaaaaacacagatgcaaTCTTCCAGAGACAACCTCCTTAAACAAACATGTTCAGCACAAACATGATGTTAAACAATAAGAACAAATATCCAAATGATTCCAGCTgatcaaatgtgaatattttctgggttATTAGTCCTCTACGACAGTAAGCTAAATATTTTTGAGTAATAGATGTCACCTCTgactctgggaaacagtgatccacttttttttttttaccattttcagaaattttatagaccaaacaattaactgattatcgagaaaataatcaacagattaatcaataatgaatcattagttgcagccccagcTGTCACTAACTTGTATTAACATCACTAGAAGCAGTTGGTATCTTTTGTTGATAAGAACTGGttgatcaaatgtgtttttatatttctgcacAACCCAGTCACTCATAGAACAGGAAAGACGAAACTCAAAACAAGAATGTTTCATAATAAAGCAGCAGAGGTCAAGACTTTTATGTGTTAAGCTCCAAAAACAATgcatcctacatttcccataatgcaaatCAATAGTGTCTTTTATTAGATGTTATTTCCTTGTAAACACCCACATCTTTCAGTCTCAACAATTTGTAACAGGCTTTCTGTCAAAATGGTCTCCAAGCTCAAAccgagataaccctgatgacatcaagATTTTCTTATGacacaaattaacaaaatagACCATTTTAAATGAGGGTCAGTCTGCTGATATCAGTAATGTGTCAGTCAGAGTAGAGTGGACACCAGCTGCTGCGGTGTGAATTCAAATTATTAACTAACCTGTCGGTCTTACCACCACCTGGAGCGAATGCATTGTGGGAAAATTCACAGCTCAAATTCTAACATCCATTTGAGAAAAATCAAGCTTGCTACAACCTCTTTAAGAGCTTTTTAACTAATTAAAATTACAGGGGTGAAATAGTTTGCCGGGATCCAATCTTTAAAATGAAGGTATACTCATAAGAACGCTGTTAACTCACCAGGAAAGAACACTGTATCCTTCTGGTCTAACTGTGAGTCATTTTCATCAGCTGCAGGTACAAACACTTACATTAAACCTGATTATAACAGCTAAATCAAGTCAAAAAGCCTTCACAATGTTCTGAATTTCCTTAGCTTGGCTTAGAAGAAAATGCTCCCTTATATCGGAGCATCAAAAAGAGTGAACAGACTCAGCACACACACCGACTAAATAAACGTCAAGTGTAGTAATTCTTTCAATAATGTGCACCATCAACGATAAacatgtctgtgttgtttttgtgtctccTGGGCGGCTCACAAACCTGGACGCTGtgtctatttctgtttttttcaggcttacataattaaaccaaaaatgttgcaccatacagtatgtgtggggGTGTCAAGAGCACTGTGGGTACATGGCATCGATTCCTGCATAACAAAGGGAAGAGCAAGAATCTAAACTCACTAAGAGCTCAAAGGAGAGAGTTACTCAACAAACCCCGAAATACATTTCAGTGCGGCACTGTAGAGTTTACAGATATTTTTGAGATGACATCAGTGAGAAGTACATGGGCACAGATGTCATTGCAAGACATCTTGTAGATAACAACTCCAGCTGTCAATTACCTTATATAGTATGTACAGACAGAGCATGTGTCTGCATTGTGATACACAGTAAATACACTGTATGACCTCttgaaacataatttttcacTGCTCTTGTATGAAGCCTGATCCcatggaaatgtatttttgcacaggaTACTTATGCCACCATAATAGCAGAGAGAATGGAAACTGTGAATTATCACATAGAGTGTGATTGAATTTGGATCGTATAGTAGGTGTTAATGCTTTCTAACTTGCATTGATCTCACAATGTCTCAGACAGCGGTCTCCTGAATGAGGAGGCGTTACAGTAGATGAACCACAGAAGTAGGTCCCCTGAAGAGGTCTGACCCTGAGGAGGAGCTTCCAAATCTAACAGCTGACCAGGCCTATTGAAATGTATTACATTCATGCGGCTGGTATTTAATGAACGCTGGGGTAACGTGCTCTATCTTACACTGGCAGTGCTTTAAGTGCATAGAGGCTGAATGAGGATTTCCATTAAGACAAATATTCAAGCAGAGATCAATGCAGTGAGGGGAGGTAGGGTGTTTTCCAGTGGTGAACCAAGCCTTGTATTTGTTTCAGTCCCAAAGGCCAATGGAAAGTGTGAGTCTTAGATGCCGTTCAGTCTCCTATGACACCACAGAGCAGCGGCCTCATAAGCAGCCTAAAAGGAATATTAATCTGTTAACATATGGCTAAAATGTGGGAAGAATTCACAATAAGTGCTCTGCATGTGCTTTTTATGGATAAAATCACCTTGAGAATCAAGTGTAATGTCAATGATGTCACAATCTTTTTCCTCTATCTCTGTCCACTTCCCAAGGCTGGGTatcatttgaaatttgaaacGTCATCTCTGCAAAAGAAGCCAAAGCAGAGAGCCTTCTCAAATGTTTAACGTTGTCTAAAAACTGGTTGGCATGCATTAACTTTTGCCTAAATAAAATGCAGGCTTAAATTGgcaaaaagtatgttttaaatcAGAAACTGCAATAAAGTAAAGAAGAGTAGGAATTTGAGCAACCGTTTAATGCTAGGTTTTGGTActtcacagttttttaaaaattagcaCTACATCTCGGTTGCCACTAAAGTAGAAGTATTGAGGTTTGTTACCCAGCGCTATTTATGAACAAACTTTTCAtacagatttttgtttttgccatttaggggcagcagaacaatctgtaaacacaacaccGACAGAgtatcaccttataaagttgatataaCAACTTAGCAAGTAGTTGCCCACACCTGGCAAATGTACGTCCattattcactctctttttagctatgttttggtctccaccaccaCTTTAGTCACTAAATGCTAAAgtgctatgttcaccagctagtcggTGCTGGTAAGGTTGTGTAAAGCTGCCTGCTACACCTggaaatgacactgatgagagctgtgagagtgaaacaaaacagtgaagttgaaGTTAAAtttgatgatgataaaatgCTTCATAGAGCAAAGGGGATCTGCAGGGTcagatgataattctctgtgcatttgtcatgtgagtggcacattttacattaaacattgtttctaTTGTTTCATCCAAATATCCATCtaccccactttgagaactgCTGCTTTAAAAATATTCAGAAGGATTTTCACAAAGttcacacaaacactggaaagATCACTGCCAGtcagttttaaaaacataaataaaaccaaatcgGAAAGGTCAGATCCCCTGTTTATGTCCTCTGCTCAACAACATTATCCAACCTATCATCCTCTAAGGTCACAGCACGGTAAATTTCATGAGCTTGACATGAGCTCGCCACAAACTCTTCATCTACCGTGCAGTGTCTCGGAGGGGGAAGAAAGGCCATCAATCATAAACTTATCTCACATAGAAATACAGTCACATTTTCTGCCTTGTAGCCATCCATTCAGAACATCCTCATTACCTCCCACTTGCATgccatctttttattttctttctatttttaaatgtttattaccACCTGTGTGAGTAAGACAGTGTGTAACTGTAGTAAAACATTGGAAGATTAATCTTTTAATGGgtaatctgtgttttttgtcatattttttctaTTGACACATGGTGTTAAGTTTATACCTGTTTATGTAAAATAGATTGTAGACCATACATACAGTGTATTatgcacaaataaaatcagaGGCTGTGCTTATAAAAAACTTTAAATCTTTTCAGCTGCATTGCTTATCTCTCATCTTTTAACCAGCTGCCGGTCACATAGTCACAAGGGTTCGATAAAGGAATAGACCAGTGCAGACTGGCTCCTCTAAGTAGGAAAATAAATGTAGGTTCAGGATAGCAATGTGCAGAATACAGCACCTAAAATATGCAgcaaaaaattgtaatttatatttctgtatacaaCTGACACTCAATAATCATATCTTTACTTATTAAGTGTtaagttttaaattaaagtaataataatagtaagaAGAacatatatcacaatattttacAGGTTAACCttcatgtctctctttcttttctctgatccatctctgtctctctttcaagTTTATACTGCATACATAAATCACAGTAATTGATACTTGTGTAATTTGTGAGACAAAATTCtaacattttgtctttgtttttacaaataaataggTCAAATTGGTTTCAAGAAAAAGGTTTCAACTGGGGGAAATTTTGAATGACAGGTAACCttaaatcagatttaaaaatacacaatgacAAATACTTATCTAAAACTCGACTAATTATAACATCCAGGGCATGTTTTGATGAATAAAAGGCTTTTTGCTTATTCCAACAGATCAACACATCAGATTCTCACTGTGGCTTTACTCTCTACAAAAATCACAGAGTGCTTTGTGTCTCAGATATTTCGTGTGCAAAGTTCCTTTGCTGCATAACACTAAATCTAACTAAATGTAATTGGACACTGATTCAGCAGCATCACATTATATTTGATCTTTAAATGACCAAATGAGTTTTTTCAGTGATTCTCTGAACCTGAGAGTGTAATAAGATTCCCAGAAAATCCATCTATGACACATTTACCACCAATCGCAAATTAATTCAGTGCGAAACTGCAAGGTCTCCACTTTGATGAAATCACGGTTTAAAGTCCTCTGCCTTACTCCTAGCTTTGGGGCAGAGGTGGTCCATGTTCACAAGCCTGCAAGCCCAAGCTATAAAATGAGGACATCTGGCTGAAGGTGAAACTACAGACCTGAGATCAGTCTACTGCACGGGACACATTATACCTAATGCAACTCTGGCAGCCGAGGCGTCATAATTTATCCAGAACGACACCCAGGATAGGATGGTGATGAGGGTGGAGGGCATGTACGTCTGCAGGATGAAGTATCCGATGTTTCGCTTCAGCTTGAAGCTCAGAGACAGTCGAGGGTAGGCACCTGCAGGgtagacaaagaagaagaaatacccCTCTTTAATTCAAGAGGAACACGGGGACGTCTAGCGCTTTGTTTTGGTTCCTATGGTGATGGCCTCATGAACTGGCTtcatcaccatggaaacaagCAAGCGTGGTTCAAATTGTAAATCTTCTTATGAAACTCAGCCTTGAGCTTATCTGTGTGCAAACACCACCATGCAAAGCGATATTTAAACtgctgtttacacacacactatgttaaagaaacagttcaacattttgggaaatgtgcttatttgctttcttgctgaaagttagatgagaatattGATACCACTCTGGTGCATT
Encoded proteins:
- the gabrb3 gene encoding gamma-aminobutyric acid receptor subunit beta-3 isoform X1, which produces MTGRTPLRSDCLLGLEVDGNLRGVKMRLWWILLFGFWSVCGELPFIAENNAAMLVNWNAVDGNKKLYAIYDTSVNEPGNMSFVKETVDKLLKGYDIRLRPDFGGPPVAVGMSIDVASIDMVSEVNMDYTLTMYFQQYWRDKRLAYLGIPLNLTLDNRVADQLWVPDTYFLNDKKSFVHGVTVKNRMIRLHPDGTVLYGLRITTTAACMMDLRRYPLDEQNCTLEIESYGYTTDDIEFYWKGGDSAVTGVTRIELPQFSIVDYKLVSRNVVFSTGAYPRLSLSFKLKRNIGYFILQTYMPSTLITILSWVSFWINYDASAARVALGITTVLTMTTINTHLRETLPKIPYVKAIDMYLMGCFVFVFLALLEYAFVNYIFFGRGPQMQKKLAEKAQKANNDRDKFERPRSILEGGNCKSSSVKQSNQVQGRRHSRGVDSQGNILLTTLEIHNEVGANEITTTVSETHNSSSMVFDNSGVQYRKPSGPRDSCRLSLDRNAHLKKTRLRRRSSQLKIKIPDLTDVNAIDRWSRIIFPFTFSLFNLIYWLYYVK
- the gabrb3 gene encoding gamma-aminobutyric acid receptor subunit beta-3 isoform X3, producing MWGSQKTGLFDFLSLPLVVAVMCCAQSVNEPGNMSFVKETVDKLLKGYDIRLRPDFGGPPVAVGMSIDVASIDMVSEVNMDYTLTMYFQQYWRDKRLAYLGIPLNLTLDNRVADQLWVPDTYFLNDKKSFVHGVTVKNRMIRLHPDGTVLYGLRITTTAACMMDLRRYPLDEQNCTLEIESYGYTTDDIEFYWKGGDSAVTGVTRIELPQFSIVDYKLVSRNVVFSTGAYPRLSLSFKLKRNIGYFILQTYMPSTLITILSWVSFWINYDASAARVALGITTVLTMTTINTHLRETLPKIPYVKAIDMYLMGCFVFVFLALLEYAFVNYIFFGRGPQMQKKLAEKAQKANNDRDKFERPRVDSQGNILLTTLEIHNEVGANEITTTVSETHNSSSMVFDNSGVQYRKPSGPRDSCRLSLDRNAHLKKTRLRRRSSQLKIKIPDLTDVNAIDRWSRIIFPFTFSLFNLIYWLYYVK
- the gabrb3 gene encoding gamma-aminobutyric acid receptor subunit beta-3 isoform X2 — translated: MWGSQKTGLFDFLSLPLVVAVMCCAQSVNEPGNMSFVKETVDKLLKGYDIRLRPDFGGPPVAVGMSIDVASIDMVSEVNMDYTLTMYFQQYWRDKRLAYLGIPLNLTLDNRVADQLWVPDTYFLNDKKSFVHGVTVKNRMIRLHPDGTVLYGLRITTTAACMMDLRRYPLDEQNCTLEIESYGYTTDDIEFYWKGGDSAVTGVTRIELPQFSIVDYKLVSRNVVFSTGAYPRLSLSFKLKRNIGYFILQTYMPSTLITILSWVSFWINYDASAARVALGITTVLTMTTINTHLRETLPKIPYVKAIDMYLMGCFVFVFLALLEYAFVNYIFFGRGPQMQKKLAEKAQKANNDRDKFERPRSILEGGNCKSSSVKQSNQVQGRRHSRGVDSQGNILLTTLEIHNEVGANEITTTVSETHNSSSMVFDNSGVQYRKPSGPRDSCRLSLDRNAHLKKTRLRRRSSQLKIKIPDLTDVNAIDRWSRIIFPFTFSLFNLIYWLYYVK